Below is a window of Gilliamella sp. ESL0405 DNA.
TTTCTGTTTGTCGGAACGCAATTTGCGCCAATTATTACCGATTTAGGCTTAGCCACTAAGGCGATTGATATTCCAAACAACCAACTTATTTCTAACAGCTCTATTGATGCACCTGTCTTTACTTATGCATTTTCATTTATTTGGCAATGTTTACAAGGCTATTTTGTTCCATTGATATTGGCTATTTATTGGTGCACTGGCTATTTCTTTTATGCACGTGAACTGAAAAAAGAGGCACAACAAGATAGTGTTGATCTGAAAATAGATGAGTAAAACTGGACTATTTGTAAACAGGTAATTAGTACAAACTGATGGTAATGCTCGTTATCATCAGATAACGAGCAAGAGGCTAATAATTATATGGTTGTTGATAAAAGAATTCATGCTGTTTTAAATGCATTAATTCAAAATCCAAGTGTCAGTGGCGTAGAGCTGCAAAATAAATTTGGGTTAACCCGTAAACAGCTTAGTTATACCTTAAAAAAGATTAATGATTTTCTTGAATCATCAAATCTTGAATTAATTAAACGATTTAAAACCGGAAAATTTAGCATTCCTAAAGTCGTGATTGAAACCTTTAGAGACGAACCCGTCTCGCTTTCTATTGGTCGATATATCTATTCAGAAGATGAAAGAGTGCATCTACTGCTATTTTTTTTATTAACCAGAACTGAGCGCTTGTCATTAATTCATCTCTCCTCAGCGCTGACCGTTAGCCAAAATACGGTGATTAATGACATTAAAAAAGTGCAAACCCTGCTCGATCAATACCATATGCAGGTAACTTATGATCGTGAAAATGGTTATCGCATTGTTGGCACAGAAATTAATAAGCGCTATTTATTATTAAAGCTAATTCATCGTATCATTAATATGCCAATAGCCGATAAAATTTTTCGGCACAATAAGATTATTACTCAAGGCCGATTAGAACAAGTCGGACAAGTGTTTAGTGAAATTGAACGAAAATTAAAAATTGTTTTTACCGATGAACAACTGCAAGAATTAACCTATTTTATTGGTTTTATGCTACACCGAATTGAAACCAACAAAAAAATAGAGTTATTGCCGGAAAACTATACCGATGTAGCAAACAGTCGTGATTTTCAATTAATGAAAAAATTAATTGAACGCTTTGGCATTACCGATCTGAATGAGCAGATTTTTTTAACGGTATTGGTACAAAGTTCCAATATCCAAACATTATCAGACAAATATTTTCATCTCGATGCCGTGTTATTAGAGAGTGCAGTTGAAGTTATCGATAATTTTGAACAGATCAGCTGTATTACCTTTCAGGACAAAAGTGAATTAATTGAACGTATTTATCAACACTGGAAACCGGCCTATTATCGCATCCGTTACCATATCACCAACATCAACAGTGTTTACGATATTGTTTTGCAAGAGTTCGGTCATTTACATGAAATGGTACGTAAAGCCATAGCGCCGTTTGAAAAGATACTGCATTGTAATATGCCGGATGAGGAAGTGGCGTTTATTACCGTTTTATTAGGCGGCTGGTTAACACGAGAAGGGCTAATTAACCAAATTAAAACAAAGAAAATTGCCATAGTTGTTTGTGAAAATAGCGCCACAGTCTCTACTTACTTATATTTGACTTTACAGGTGTTGCTTCCGGAACTTCACTTTTCTGATGCCATGTCTAAACGAGAGTTTGAAAAGTATAAACACTATTATGACATTGTTTTTTCAACCTCACATTTATCCACCGATAAACTGCTCTTTATTGTTAACCCTTCGTTGAATAATTTGCATAAAAATGCATTACGTAACCAAGTTATTGGCACATTACAAGGGATTGACCCAAGCATTATCCAAGTTGAAGAACTGATGTTAATTGTTGAAAAGTTCACCCATATAAAAGACAGAAAGGCGCTACAAAAAGAGCTTACCGCCTACCTGTATAATGATGAACTCAATGACAATCCGCTACGAATCAACCAACAAGAGATCCCTTCGTTGGCGGATTTAATGCAAAAAGAGCATATCTACCTTGCCCAAACAGCCGATATTTCATGGCAACAGGCACTGGAATTAGCGGCTAAACCACTATTAAACGGGCAATTTATTGAACGTTATTATCTGGAACGAATGATCAACAAAATCCAATTTGAACAGCCCTACATTATGCTGGTTGAAGGGTTAATTATTGCGCATGCCGGTATTGATGATGGTGTCAATCAAGTTGCCATGTCGCTACTTAGGTTACCCGACAAAATCGATATTGGTGGCTATATGCAAGCCGATTTAATTGTAGTGCTAGCGACCAACAATCCACAAAAACATCTTAAAGCATTGGCGCAATTAAATGAGTTATTAGAACTTCATGACGGTTCAACCCATTTACGCCAAGCCAAAAATAATCAAGAAATTTGGGAATTATTTGCCCGCTATCAATGAATATTTTGCCTAAAAAGGAGTGTTAAAATGTTAGAGATTCAAAAACAATATGTTGTCGATATGGCTAAGAAATCCAGTGAATGGGGACTTTGTAAACATAAAGCAGGTAATTCAAGTGTCCGTGACAAACAGACCGGCTATGTGCTAGTAACCCCAACAACCATTGATAAACAACTATTAACCGCACGTGATATTGTGGTTATGGATCTAGATGATAATGTGATTGAAGCGCAATCCGGATTAAGACCGACCAGTGAATGTTTGATGCATTTGGAAATTTATAAGGCTCGTCCGGATGTGTTTGCCGTTTCACACACCCACTCAATTTTTGCAACGGCATTTGCGGTATTAGCAAAGCCCATACCGGCAGTTGTTTATGAGTGTGCTATTTTGAATTTAAAAGACGGCGTGATTCCGGTTGCGCCATATGGTCGCCCTGGTACGCCGGAACTGTCAACTAGTGTCATTGAGCCAATTAAGCGAGCCGATGCCATTTTAATGGAAAAACATGGCGCCATTGCGGTGGATAAAGATCCTTATGAAGCGGTATTAAAAGCGGCCTACATTGAAGAAATGGCAGAGATTTATTATCACGCATTGTTGATTAATGGTGGTAAAGATCCGGGTGGATTCCCGCCACAAGAGTTACAAAGTTGGGCATATCCTTCCCAAATAAAATTTAAACAATAGGGTAGGTGGATAATGAAAGAGAGGAAAAGTCACGTCTAAATGACAGAAACAAATAAGTTAATAAATCCGCCAACACTGTTAGCGGATTTATTTTTTTAAGGCATCTGAATATATTCATTCATATATTTTAAAATATAAGCCATTGAAACAGCGCCCGGATCCATATGACCAATAGCACGTTCACCTAAGTTTTTAGCTCGACCAAATACCGCTATCATCTGTTTGGTTTGCTCTGCGCCTTCCATTGCAGATTGGGCAATTTTAGGTAACGCCTCTTTCAAGGGTAATTGGCATAATTCATTTGCGCTGGTTGCCGCAGCTGCTAAAGCATCAACCATGGTCTTATCACGCGGTTTAGCATTGCCTCGTTGATAGACAGCTTGCCAACCTTGATTAAGTAGTGTTGCTAATGTGCTGGTATTAAATTCTGCCTTACCAATAATACTTTTACCGCCAGCTCTAAATAAAGTGCCAAATATTGCGCCGGAAGCCCCGCCCATACTGGTCATTAATTTTGTACCAACTTGATTGAAAAAATCACCAATATCATTTGGCTTAAACTGATCATCTTGTAACAGTACTATCAATGTCGCAAATCCTCGCTTCATACCAATACCATGATCGCCGTCGCCAACAATTTGATCTAAAGCGGTTAATGTTGGCTCACTTTCCACCATTTTTTCGGCGACAAATAACATCATTTTACGTAGTTGTGACAAGTTCATTCTATTTTCTCCATCCTAAGGTTTGGCAAGGTAGGTCATAAAGGTGTTGTAACTGCTGATCTAATTTCATTAAGGTGATCGAAAAGCCGGACATTTCCAATGAGGTACAAAAATGGCCAATGGCAATATCATGGCTGATTATGCCTCGTGAATCGAGTTCAATACCGACTTTTCTGGCAATAATTAATAGTTCGGTATTACTCATTGCACCTAGGTTATTAATCAGTACGCACACCCGATCGGCACGCACAAAAGGTAGATCGTCACACAATCTATCTATCATCTCTTTAACCACATCGTCGGTGGAGGTCATTGTTTGACGGCGTAAACCGGCTTCACCATGAATACCGATACCAATTTCAATTTCGTTATCGGCCAGTTCAAAGTTAAAGTTATTCGACTGAGGCAATGCGCAACCATTGAGCGCTACACCGATAGTGCGTACGTTATTATTGGCTTTTGCTACGACTTGATAAAGCTGGTCAAGATCATATTTTTCCAATTGCGCCGCTGCGCCGGCTATTTTATAAAGAAACATAATACCGGCAACGCCCCGACGATCTGAGATTTTAGAAAGCGGAGCAGAAGCAATATCATCGGTTGCGCGAATGGTTTTGGTGGTAATATTTTCTTCGGCTAAAATTTCGGCGGCAATATCAAAATTCATCCCGTCCCCGGAATAGTTACCATATAAAAATAGTGCGCCATGACCTTGATGTGTGGCTTTGGTCACTTCAATTATTTGATCAGGCGAGGGCGAGGTAAACACTTCGCCAAGTGCACAGCCGTCAATGCTACCTTCACCGATAAAGCCGGCAAAAGTTGGCTCGTGACCGCTACCGCCGCCGGAAATAACCACAACTTGATCATCTGTGATGTGATTGCCATAAACTGCAAAGTAGTTTGGAATTGCAGTGAGTTTGCCATTATATCCATATACTAAGCCTTGCATCACTTCTTGCCTGACATTGTTAGGATCGTTGAGTAATTTTTTAGGTTTGCGCATTTGCTTTTCCTCTTTTTTAAGCATAATTAACCAGCGATATTTTAGGAAAAACAAATAATTGAAACGAATACAATTAATGACAAATAATATCCCACTGGTTGCGCATCATCGGGATGTACATTTAAAGTGCCTTGCAAAGCATATATTGCAACTTGAGTCCTTGAAAACGAATATATCGACATTATTTATGTATAAATTAGTTAGCAAAGCAAATTATCTTTATTATTGGTAAACAAGTTTTTGGAGTGTTGGGTGTTTAACGATAAGCACCTTCGATAATCAATTATGAAATCAGAATCCTACTTTCAACGTTTTAGCGGTATTGCAAGGCTTTATGGTGAAGCGGCATTAACGCAATTTTCACAAGCTCATATTTGTGTCATTGGTATTGGTGGTGTTGGGGCATGGGTGGCCGAATCCCTTGCGCGTAGTGGTATTGGGCAAATTACCTTAATTGATATGGATGATGTGTGTATCACCAATACTAATCGGCAAATTCATGCGTTAAATACCAATATTGGTAAAGCTAAAACTGCTGTTATGGCTGAACGAATTTTACAGATCAATCCTCAATGCATCGTCAATGTCATCGATGATTTTATCAGTCCGGATAATGTTGCAAACTATTTAGGGTCGAAACAAAACCCTCGCTTCAACTTTATTATTGATGCCATTGATAGCGTGCGTGATAAAGCTGCGCTTTTAGCGCACTGCAAGCGAAATAAATTAAAAGTTATCACCATTGGTGGCGCTGGCGGGCAAAAAGATCCGACCAAAATTAAAATTGCTGATTTAGCCAAAACTGTTCAAGACCCGTTAGCGGCTAAATTGCGTGAGCGCTTAAAAAATGATTATAAACTCAATAAAGACAGCAAAGGTAAGTATGCCATTGCGTGCGTCTTTTCGACTGAGCAGTTAACTTATCCAGCTCAAAATGGTCAGGTTTGTTCCACTAAAAGCCAAGCTGAAGGTAGCAAAAAAATGGATTGTCAGTCCGGATTTGGCGCTATTACTACCGTGACAGCGACTTTTGGTTTTGTGGCAGTAAGTTATGTATTAGATAAGTTATGCAAGCCTAAGTCATCTTAGTTTGCATAATGTGAGTGGCGCTTTTTTGATAGTGGTTAGCCGGTGTTGCGTGAAAACGATAAGTCCATGATT
It encodes the following:
- a CDS encoding class II aldolase/adducin family protein, with translation MLEIQKQYVVDMAKKSSEWGLCKHKAGNSSVRDKQTGYVLVTPTTIDKQLLTARDIVVMDLDDNVIEAQSGLRPTSECLMHLEIYKARPDVFAVSHTHSIFATAFAVLAKPIPAVVYECAILNLKDGVIPVAPYGRPGTPELSTSVIEPIKRADAILMEKHGAIAVDKDPYEAVLKAAYIEEMAEIYYHALLINGGKDPGGFPPQELQSWAYPSQIKFKQ
- a CDS encoding dihydroxyacetone kinase subunit DhaK; the protein is MRKPKKLLNDPNNVRQEVMQGLVYGYNGKLTAIPNYFAVYGNHITDDQVVVISGGGSGHEPTFAGFIGEGSIDGCALGEVFTSPSPDQIIEVTKATHQGHGALFLYGNYSGDGMNFDIAAEILAEENITTKTIRATDDIASAPLSKISDRRGVAGIMFLYKIAGAAAQLEKYDLDQLYQVVAKANNNVRTIGVALNGCALPQSNNFNFELADNEIEIGIGIHGEAGLRRQTMTSTDDVVKEMIDRLCDDLPFVRADRVCVLINNLGAMSNTELLIIARKVGIELDSRGIISHDIAIGHFCTSLEMSGFSITLMKLDQQLQHLYDLPCQTLGWRK
- a CDS encoding BglG family transcription antiterminator, with protein sequence MVVDKRIHAVLNALIQNPSVSGVELQNKFGLTRKQLSYTLKKINDFLESSNLELIKRFKTGKFSIPKVVIETFRDEPVSLSIGRYIYSEDERVHLLLFFLLTRTERLSLIHLSSALTVSQNTVINDIKKVQTLLDQYHMQVTYDRENGYRIVGTEINKRYLLLKLIHRIINMPIADKIFRHNKIITQGRLEQVGQVFSEIERKLKIVFTDEQLQELTYFIGFMLHRIETNKKIELLPENYTDVANSRDFQLMKKLIERFGITDLNEQIFLTVLVQSSNIQTLSDKYFHLDAVLLESAVEVIDNFEQISCITFQDKSELIERIYQHWKPAYYRIRYHITNINSVYDIVLQEFGHLHEMVRKAIAPFEKILHCNMPDEEVAFITVLLGGWLTREGLINQIKTKKIAIVVCENSATVSTYLYLTLQVLLPELHFSDAMSKREFEKYKHYYDIVFSTSHLSTDKLLFIVNPSLNNLHKNALRNQVIGTLQGIDPSIIQVEELMLIVEKFTHIKDRKALQKELTAYLYNDELNDNPLRINQQEIPSLADLMQKEHIYLAQTADISWQQALELAAKPLLNGQFIERYYLERMINKIQFEQPYIMLVEGLIIAHAGIDDGVNQVAMSLLRLPDKIDIGGYMQADLIVVLATNNPQKHLKALAQLNELLELHDGSTHLRQAKNNQEIWELFARYQ
- the tcdA gene encoding tRNA cyclic N6-threonylcarbamoyladenosine(37) synthase TcdA, with amino-acid sequence MKSESYFQRFSGIARLYGEAALTQFSQAHICVIGIGGVGAWVAESLARSGIGQITLIDMDDVCITNTNRQIHALNTNIGKAKTAVMAERILQINPQCIVNVIDDFISPDNVANYLGSKQNPRFNFIIDAIDSVRDKAALLAHCKRNKLKVITIGGAGGQKDPTKIKIADLAKTVQDPLAAKLRERLKNDYKLNKDSKGKYAIACVFSTEQLTYPAQNGQVCSTKSQAEGSKKMDCQSGFGAITTVTATFGFVAVSYVLDKLCKPKSS
- the dhaL gene encoding dihydroxyacetone kinase subunit DhaL, producing MNLSQLRKMMLFVAEKMVESEPTLTALDQIVGDGDHGIGMKRGFATLIVLLQDDQFKPNDIGDFFNQVGTKLMTSMGGASGAIFGTLFRAGGKSIIGKAEFNTSTLATLLNQGWQAVYQRGNAKPRDKTMVDALAAAATSANELCQLPLKEALPKIAQSAMEGAEQTKQMIAVFGRAKNLGERAIGHMDPGAVSMAYILKYMNEYIQMP